The following coding sequences are from one Granulicella arctica window:
- a CDS encoding TonB-dependent receptor has translation MFSTLAAFLLAIALLPQAFAQETTAGLEGVIKDPTGALIKDATIQLMGDKLIGAKTIRADASGYYRYTNLPPGKYTLIVTAPGFSESKNSDIVLNVGHVPSINVTLSLGSESTVVEVSATSPLIDVTQTRTQTNVTQEQIAFEPRGTSFQSVIIDAPGARSEPLQGSYQINGGAGNENGYLIDGMTSSSLVNGSTQANVPFEFLQEVQIKTTGFEAENPGGLGGVVNAIPNRGSKAWHGQIWAYYEADPLDASPSASLRNNPQASAVASTRTDVPYQFYNPVKDHFRYLQPGVTAGGPLLTNRIWVFAGLQPYFTSLRRNVTFIAPYGPRTLDQDTQRYFTTVRLDGRVTDKIRVFGSFLYQYYRASGTSLPNQDSINGLFNSSSTTAPDSFQHGIGNVQPNFLATTGADITINPSLVATTKYGYFYQNYQDRGLPQGVRYVFAASGLSSTGSVKAIDGTAIKPGDPLYQSSGFQTLPSNSQYLANQSISHQFNQDVAYFKKGLAGTHNFKFGYQLNHLYNNVNNAYNTGLVEIIPGQSYSPLASNQPNCAAIEATNLTRYGAVDNSGSKTINPVKCMGNYGYAYIREFGTVGAAASFNHGFYAQDQWTVARGITLNLGIRVEKETLPAYDAYPSGINFGWGDKVAPRLGASWDVLQNGKLKVFGSYGVFYDVMKLGLAIDSFGGAYWHNCYYALDDQNYTTLNPVRDASGHYCGGTGNANFAGSGTTPPSNLRFIENQNFRIPANDPSQGSSVAPGLKPYRQHETTGGADYQISRMWTVEATYDRRRLDHAIEDAGTITPAGETFLIVNPGQGTDLQPVANCATCKNQPAAARSYDSLEIRFRRLADAHWGGSFSYTYSKLRGNYSGLTATDTSDGGGARLSPNDNRSFDEPFFQFTSHGTPFNGLLATDRPHTAKGDLYYRISYLRRHETSIGLLQQLYSGSPLSTYEDVAGTAGSYPTYVEGRGKFVPATLGAGNSIVFGTPVLRRTPIFAQSDVSLTHTYKVSDQHENWRLGFEANFLNLLNTKHAVEYNTHLNTSNLGSFVAPPGYADAKGNLQYGVLESPYDYQGLSNSQNITLNSSYGLPTTFQAGRSIRLKGKFTF, from the coding sequence TTGTTTTCAACCCTGGCCGCGTTTTTGTTAGCCATTGCACTCCTTCCACAAGCATTTGCTCAAGAGACAACTGCCGGTCTCGAGGGCGTTATCAAGGACCCCACGGGCGCATTGATCAAGGATGCGACGATTCAACTGATGGGCGACAAGCTGATTGGCGCCAAGACGATTCGCGCAGATGCTTCAGGCTACTATCGCTATACCAACCTCCCTCCCGGCAAGTACACGTTGATCGTGACGGCTCCGGGCTTCAGCGAGTCGAAGAATTCTGACATTGTGCTGAACGTGGGACACGTTCCGTCGATCAATGTGACGCTGTCGCTGGGTTCGGAGAGCACGGTCGTTGAAGTGAGCGCGACCTCGCCACTGATCGACGTAACGCAGACACGCACGCAGACTAACGTGACGCAGGAACAGATTGCTTTCGAGCCGCGCGGCACATCCTTCCAGAGCGTAATCATCGATGCGCCGGGAGCGCGCAGCGAACCGCTACAGGGCAGCTATCAGATCAACGGTGGCGCAGGCAATGAGAATGGCTACCTGATCGATGGTATGACAAGCTCGAGCCTGGTCAACGGCAGCACCCAGGCGAATGTTCCGTTTGAGTTCCTGCAAGAGGTTCAGATCAAGACAACAGGCTTTGAAGCTGAGAATCCGGGTGGACTTGGCGGCGTTGTCAATGCGATCCCGAATCGCGGCAGCAAAGCGTGGCATGGACAGATCTGGGCTTACTATGAGGCCGATCCGCTGGATGCGAGTCCGTCTGCGTCGCTTCGCAACAACCCGCAGGCATCGGCTGTTGCGTCGACACGCACCGATGTTCCGTATCAATTTTATAACCCCGTAAAAGATCATTTCCGGTATCTGCAGCCGGGCGTCACCGCCGGTGGTCCGCTGCTCACGAATCGTATCTGGGTATTTGCTGGTTTGCAGCCGTACTTCACATCGCTTCGACGAAATGTCACCTTCATCGCGCCTTACGGACCGCGGACACTCGACCAGGATACGCAGCGCTATTTTACGACCGTTCGGTTGGATGGCCGCGTCACGGATAAGATCCGCGTCTTCGGCTCGTTCCTGTATCAGTACTATCGTGCTTCGGGAACGTCGCTTCCAAATCAGGATTCGATCAACGGTTTGTTCAATTCCAGTTCCACGACGGCACCGGATAGCTTTCAGCATGGTATCGGCAATGTGCAGCCGAACTTCCTTGCGACGACAGGCGCGGATATCACGATCAATCCGTCGCTCGTAGCGACAACGAAGTATGGGTACTTCTATCAGAACTATCAGGATCGTGGACTGCCGCAGGGCGTTCGCTATGTTTTTGCGGCGTCGGGCCTTTCGTCTACCGGTTCGGTTAAGGCAATCGATGGAACGGCGATCAAGCCGGGCGATCCGTTGTACCAGTCCTCTGGTTTTCAGACACTGCCGTCCAACTCGCAGTATCTCGCGAACCAGAGCATCTCACACCAGTTCAACCAGGATGTCGCTTACTTCAAGAAAGGTTTGGCGGGTACGCATAACTTCAAGTTCGGCTACCAACTGAACCATCTCTATAACAACGTGAACAATGCCTATAACACTGGATTGGTGGAGATCATCCCTGGGCAGTCGTACTCTCCGCTTGCCAGCAACCAGCCTAACTGCGCTGCAATCGAGGCGACTAACCTGACGCGGTACGGTGCAGTGGACAACAGCGGCAGCAAGACCATCAATCCAGTCAAGTGCATGGGCAACTATGGCTATGCGTACATCCGTGAGTTCGGTACGGTGGGCGCAGCAGCCAGCTTCAACCATGGTTTCTATGCACAGGATCAATGGACAGTTGCTCGCGGCATCACATTGAACCTTGGCATCCGCGTGGAAAAGGAGACTCTTCCTGCGTATGACGCTTATCCTTCCGGCATCAACTTCGGCTGGGGCGACAAGGTTGCTCCTCGCCTTGGCGCATCGTGGGATGTTCTACAAAACGGTAAACTCAAGGTCTTCGGCAGCTATGGCGTGTTCTATGACGTCATGAAGCTGGGCCTGGCGATTGACTCCTTCGGTGGAGCGTACTGGCATAACTGCTACTACGCGCTGGACGATCAGAACTACACAACTCTCAACCCGGTGCGCGATGCGAGCGGCCATTACTGCGGTGGCACGGGCAATGCAAACTTTGCAGGCTCGGGTACGACGCCTCCTTCCAATCTGCGATTTATCGAAAACCAGAACTTCCGCATTCCAGCCAATGATCCTTCACAGGGCTCGTCCGTTGCTCCTGGCTTGAAGCCTTACCGTCAGCATGAGACGACAGGAGGAGCGGACTACCAGATCAGCCGTATGTGGACCGTCGAGGCAACCTACGATCGTCGCCGTCTTGACCACGCGATTGAAGACGCTGGAACGATTACCCCAGCGGGTGAGACCTTCCTGATCGTCAATCCGGGTCAGGGTACCGACCTGCAGCCGGTGGCTAATTGCGCAACCTGCAAAAACCAGCCTGCTGCGGCTCGTTCCTATGACTCGTTGGAGATCCGGTTCCGCCGGCTCGCCGACGCGCATTGGGGAGGTAGCTTCTCCTACACCTACAGCAAGCTGCGAGGAAACTACAGCGGTTTGACGGCAACGGATACTTCGGATGGCGGCGGCGCGCGACTTAGCCCGAACGACAACCGTTCCTTCGATGAGCCGTTCTTCCAGTTCACCTCACACGGGACGCCCTTCAACGGGCTACTCGCAACAGACCGGCCACATACGGCGAAGGGTGATCTGTACTACAGGATCTCCTACCTGCGTCGTCATGAGACCAGCATCGGGCTGCTGCAGCAGCTCTACTCCGGTTCACCTCTAAGCACCTATGAGGATGTTGCTGGTACGGCCGGCAGCTATCCGACCTACGTCGAAGGCCGCGGCAAGTTTGTTCCAGCGACGCTTGGGGCAGGAAACTCGATTGTGTTCGGAACTCCTGTACTTCGCCGGACGCCGATCTTCGCGCAGTCGGATGTTTCGCTTACGCATACGTACAAAGTGAGCGATCAGCATGAGAACTGGCGGCTTGGCTTCGAAGCAAACTTTCTCAACCTGCTGAATACGAAACACGCTGTCGAGTACAACACGCACCTCAACACCAGCAACCTTGGCAGCTTCGTTGCTCCTCCGGGCTACGCGGATGCGAAGGGAAACCTGCAGTATGGGGTGCTGGAGAGTCCGTATGACTACCAGGGTCTGAGCAACAGCCAGAACATTACTCTGAATAGCTCCTACGGTTTGCCGACGACGTTCCAGGCAGGGCGGTCGATTCGTCTGAAGGGTAAGTTCACCTTCTAG
- a CDS encoding M16 family metallopeptidase, translating into MSAILTEAAPLTAVIATPRNIRKTVLDNGLLVLTESMPHVRSVSMGAWIDSGSRDEAPAVNGISHFVEHMVFKGTTTRTAQQLAREVDTIGGNLDAFTGKEGICFNIKVLDTNVDPALDLLSDLVLHPTFHPEDLTKEQGVILEEIKMDEDNPDYLVHEIFTQNFWKGDALGRPILGTAKTVSSFNQAIVFDDYARRFTPRNMVFSAAGHLDHDTFVAQVAHHFDSLAAAGNAPLAKSPSPTTTPHITLKNKKSLEQVQFCLGVPAPAVNAENRYAVYLLNTMLGGGMSSRLFQSIREEKGLAYSIYSELSPFRDTGCLAVYAGASIDKTPEVLKLTLAEFARLKDEAVPDSELKRAKEQLKSNMVLGLETSSSRMSSLARQQMYFGKFFSLDDLVSQIEQVTPSDIQTLARELFRPEAIALTLLGNLGTMKVERADLAC; encoded by the coding sequence ATGTCCGCAATTCTGACCGAAGCCGCACCCCTAACCGCCGTCATTGCTACCCCCCGCAACATCCGCAAAACCGTCCTCGACAACGGACTCCTCGTCCTCACCGAGTCGATGCCCCATGTCCGCAGCGTCTCCATGGGCGCCTGGATCGACTCCGGCTCACGCGACGAAGCCCCCGCCGTCAACGGCATCTCCCACTTTGTCGAGCACATGGTCTTCAAGGGCACCACGACCCGCACCGCACAACAACTTGCCCGCGAAGTCGACACCATCGGCGGCAATCTGGACGCCTTCACCGGCAAAGAGGGTATCTGCTTCAACATCAAGGTTCTCGACACCAATGTTGACCCTGCCCTTGATCTCCTCTCCGACCTCGTCCTGCATCCCACCTTCCATCCGGAGGACCTCACCAAGGAGCAGGGCGTCATCCTCGAAGAGATCAAGATGGATGAGGACAATCCTGACTACCTCGTCCACGAGATCTTCACCCAGAACTTCTGGAAGGGTGACGCCCTCGGCCGCCCCATCCTCGGCACCGCCAAAACTGTCTCCAGCTTCAACCAGGCCATCGTCTTCGACGACTACGCCCGCCGCTTCACCCCGCGCAATATGGTCTTCTCCGCCGCCGGTCATCTTGACCACGATACGTTCGTCGCACAGGTAGCCCATCACTTCGACTCACTCGCTGCAGCCGGCAACGCACCGCTCGCGAAGTCTCCGTCCCCCACGACCACCCCCCACATCACGCTCAAGAATAAGAAGTCCCTTGAGCAGGTTCAATTCTGCCTGGGCGTTCCCGCACCCGCCGTCAACGCCGAGAATCGCTATGCCGTCTACCTGCTGAACACCATGCTCGGCGGCGGTATGAGTTCACGCCTCTTCCAGTCCATCCGCGAAGAGAAGGGCCTTGCCTACTCCATCTACTCCGAGCTCAGTCCCTTCCGCGACACCGGCTGCCTCGCCGTCTACGCCGGAGCTTCCATCGACAAAACTCCCGAGGTCCTCAAGCTCACCCTCGCCGAGTTTGCCCGCCTTAAGGACGAAGCCGTCCCCGACAGCGAACTCAAACGTGCCAAGGAACAACTCAAGAGCAACATGGTCCTTGGCCTCGAGACCTCCTCCAGCCGTATGTCCTCCCTCGCCCGCCAGCAGATGTATTTCGGGAAGTTCTTCTCGCTCGACGACCTCGTCAGCCAGATCGAGCAGGTCACCCCCTCCGACATCCAGACCCTCGCCCGCGAACTCTTCCGTCCCGAAGCCATCGCCCTCACCCTCCTCGGAAACCTTGGCACCATGAAGGTAGAACGCGCCGATCTGGCCTGCTAG
- a CDS encoding alpha/beta hydrolase → MLLFGFGWFGMVGLTARAQSASASTDRCYDSKSGRDFRLWDDAAPGAVGNDPCRDIPFVRVYRANGPATATNVGIVVMPGGGYNELIDEKEQGPVGRYFADKLGITTFVLYYRLVQTDGTYRYPVPMWDGQRALRYVRFNASQFGIDPTKIGAFGFSAGGHLASTVSIHFGSNFNLPTMDSVDQTDARPDFLGLGYPVISMDPNQFASSSSKKHLLFGYSGSTLSDLEQYLSGQKQVTAKTPPTFLFESFDDKIVDSQNSSLFYQALVAAGVPSEAHIFQTGTHGAGLATGDPVEGAWPELFRNWLFERGLSPKASKLVPRRDR, encoded by the coding sequence GTGCTTCTGTTTGGATTTGGATGGTTCGGAATGGTTGGACTGACTGCGCGTGCGCAGAGTGCCAGTGCTTCAACCGATCGGTGCTATGACTCGAAGAGCGGCCGGGACTTTCGGCTATGGGACGATGCGGCTCCCGGTGCGGTGGGGAACGATCCTTGCCGGGACATTCCGTTTGTGCGGGTGTATCGGGCCAATGGTCCGGCGACGGCGACGAATGTCGGGATCGTGGTGATGCCTGGCGGCGGGTATAACGAGTTGATCGATGAAAAGGAACAGGGGCCGGTTGGACGATACTTCGCCGACAAGCTGGGAATTACGACCTTTGTGCTGTACTACCGGCTGGTCCAGACCGACGGGACGTACCGCTACCCGGTGCCGATGTGGGATGGGCAGCGAGCACTGCGCTATGTGCGGTTCAATGCGTCGCAGTTCGGGATCGATCCGACAAAGATCGGGGCGTTCGGCTTCTCGGCGGGCGGCCATCTTGCATCGACAGTTTCAATTCATTTCGGGAGCAACTTCAACCTGCCGACGATGGACTCTGTCGATCAGACGGATGCGCGTCCGGACTTCCTTGGATTGGGCTATCCAGTGATCTCGATGGACCCGAACCAGTTTGCGTCGTCATCGTCGAAGAAGCACTTGCTATTTGGCTATAGCGGCAGCACGTTGAGTGATTTGGAGCAGTACCTCTCAGGACAGAAGCAGGTGACTGCGAAGACACCGCCGACGTTCCTGTTTGAGAGCTTCGATGACAAGATAGTGGATTCCCAGAACAGCAGCTTGTTCTACCAGGCGCTTGTCGCGGCAGGCGTGCCGAGCGAGGCGCATATCTTCCAGACGGGGACGCATGGTGCCGGGCTGGCGACCGGCGATCCGGTGGAGGGTGCGTGGCCGGAGCTGTTTCGTAATTGGCTGTTTGAGCGAGGGTTGTCACCGAAGGCTTCGAAGCTGGTGCCTCGGCGCGATCGGTAG